A single region of the Mycobacterium lentiflavum genome encodes:
- a CDS encoding TetR/AcrR family transcriptional regulator, producing MTRPRSDTRQRIQEVARELFLQQGVQRTSLQDIADRLGITKPALYYHFNSREELVRSILMPVIEDGERFVAEQETRRDIDVRELLEGYFDFHYRHRQYIVLVLTELTMLADLGLIDKVPAWRDRLGKKVFGPRPTLAQSTRAVVAFGGLQDCCLQFPDTGYEALRATSVDAAFAALGG from the coding sequence ATGACGAGGCCCCGGTCCGATACCCGTCAGCGCATCCAAGAGGTCGCCCGGGAGCTGTTCCTTCAGCAAGGCGTGCAGCGGACCAGCTTGCAGGACATCGCGGACAGGCTGGGGATCACCAAACCCGCGCTGTACTACCACTTCAACTCGCGTGAAGAGCTGGTGCGCAGCATCCTGATGCCGGTGATCGAAGACGGCGAGCGTTTCGTGGCCGAGCAGGAAACCCGGCGCGACATCGACGTGCGCGAATTGTTGGAGGGCTATTTCGATTTCCATTACCGGCACCGTCAGTACATCGTGCTGGTACTTACGGAATTGACGATGCTGGCCGACCTCGGCCTCATCGACAAGGTACCGGCATGGCGTGATCGATTGGGCAAGAAGGTATTTGGGCCACGACCGACGCTCGCGCAGTCCACCCGCGCGGTCGTAGCATTCGGTGGACTGCAAGACTGCTGCCTACAGTTTCCCGACACCGGGTATGAGGCGTTGCGTGCGACTTCGGTCGACGCGGCATTCGCCGCGCTGGGCGGGTGA
- a CDS encoding FAD-dependent monooxygenase yields the protein MRILISGASIAGPVLAYWLARRAFDVTIVERAPELRKTGGHAVDLFRPAMEISAKMGVLPQIEALATGTTAMTMYREGVERPARVDLTKVFGASSDRHVEIMRDDLSEAYYRAGCGDVEYLFGDSITSISLDGEVTFEHNAPRTFDVIIGADGLHSNVRRLVFGEDAGHTRFLGGYLAVESVPKSLAREGEMAVHMGAGRLTGIYTARPLDDARALFMFRSKQELQYHYRDVLRQKELLRTKFAGMDAAVDGWLAELDRAPTFYFDSIIQLELDTWSRGRVALVGDAGYCPGPAVGGSTSIAVLGAYVLAGELAAAQGDYTRAFAAYERAMADAVRRSRAFARAAAKTIVPSSRAGVWGLTRAAQLISVLPAGVSRAIAKLNTNGARLYDSMEYKEYADIDI from the coding sequence ATGCGGATTCTGATCTCGGGGGCGAGCATCGCGGGCCCCGTATTGGCGTACTGGCTTGCCCGCCGCGCCTTCGACGTCACGATCGTCGAGCGCGCACCCGAATTGCGCAAGACCGGCGGCCATGCCGTCGACCTGTTCCGGCCCGCCATGGAAATCTCGGCAAAGATGGGCGTGCTGCCGCAGATCGAGGCGCTGGCCACCGGGACGACCGCGATGACCATGTATCGCGAGGGCGTCGAGCGGCCGGCGCGCGTCGATCTCACGAAGGTCTTCGGCGCGTCTTCCGACCGGCACGTCGAGATCATGCGCGACGACCTCAGCGAGGCGTATTACCGCGCCGGCTGCGGCGACGTCGAGTACCTGTTCGGAGATTCGATCACGTCGATCTCGCTCGACGGTGAGGTCACTTTCGAGCACAATGCGCCACGCACCTTCGACGTCATCATCGGCGCAGATGGCCTGCACTCCAACGTGCGCCGCCTGGTCTTCGGCGAGGATGCCGGTCACACCCGGTTCCTCGGCGGCTACCTGGCGGTGGAATCGGTTCCGAAATCGCTTGCCCGCGAAGGGGAAATGGCCGTGCACATGGGCGCGGGCCGATTGACAGGGATCTACACCGCGCGGCCGCTGGACGACGCGCGCGCGTTGTTCATGTTCCGCAGCAAGCAAGAGCTGCAATATCACTACCGAGATGTGCTGCGGCAAAAGGAGTTATTGCGAACGAAATTCGCCGGAATGGATGCCGCGGTGGACGGTTGGCTCGCGGAGCTGGACCGCGCGCCGACGTTCTACTTCGACTCGATCATCCAGCTGGAGTTGGACACCTGGTCGCGCGGGCGGGTCGCCCTGGTGGGCGACGCCGGATACTGCCCCGGGCCGGCGGTCGGCGGCAGCACCAGTATCGCGGTGCTGGGTGCTTATGTACTGGCGGGCGAATTGGCAGCAGCCCAGGGCGATTACACGCGCGCATTCGCGGCCTACGAACGGGCGATGGCCGACGCGGTGCGGCGTAGCCGCGCGTTTGCGCGGGCGGCGGCCAAGACGATCGTCCCCAGTTCGCGGGCCGGAGTGTGGGGGCTGACGCGCGCTGCTCAGCTGATCTCGGTGCTGCCCGCCGGCGTCAGCAGGGCCATCGCTAAGTTGAACACCAACGGTGCCCGGC